One Nitrospirota bacterium genomic region harbors:
- a CDS encoding glycosyltransferase family 4 protein has translation MTPLRLCFVGPAASVNLRRWVEWFARRGHEATVVTVEPAEPHLITGFRQVNIEATGVPRKVGRLVSAVRLLQMLRRLKPDVVHVHYLRGLAWGLVLKPACPCVATPWGSDILEEQGAFKEWYSRSLTRRLLRRADLVTTHSAFMEAKVRELAPEVRALVRIGWGVDLERFKPGLDVRIIRERWKIGEQQRVILSPRLAQPFYNHARVIRALPKVCEQVPGSVLVITEQFADHVYVRGLQRLAAELGVLERVKFVGAIPYEDMPRWLNLADAVVMVPNSDGMPNTLIETMACGAVPVLNRLPQYAEVIRDCENGCFVDEDEGSLADALVRVLSDAGFRAKVSTRNRATAVEIADQNREMSKMEGFYANLVAATG, from the coding sequence ATGACACCGCTTCGGCTGTGCTTTGTCGGCCCGGCCGCCTCCGTGAATCTTCGCAGGTGGGTGGAATGGTTTGCGCGCCGCGGCCATGAAGCCACCGTCGTGACGGTCGAGCCAGCCGAGCCACATCTTATTACAGGCTTCCGGCAGGTCAATATCGAAGCCACGGGAGTACCGCGCAAAGTTGGGAGGCTGGTTTCGGCCGTCCGGCTACTGCAGATGCTTCGACGACTCAAGCCGGATGTCGTGCACGTTCATTACCTTCGAGGGTTGGCCTGGGGGCTTGTGCTGAAACCTGCCTGTCCTTGTGTTGCGACGCCCTGGGGCAGCGACATTCTGGAAGAGCAGGGGGCGTTCAAAGAATGGTACAGCCGGAGTCTGACCCGTCGGTTATTGAGAAGGGCCGACTTGGTGACGACCCATTCGGCGTTTATGGAAGCGAAGGTCCGTGAGCTGGCGCCCGAGGTCCGTGCGCTGGTCAGAATCGGATGGGGAGTTGATTTGGAACGCTTCAAACCGGGTCTGGATGTGCGCATTATTCGGGAGAGGTGGAAGATCGGGGAGCAGCAGCGTGTCATCTTAAGCCCCAGGCTCGCGCAGCCATTTTACAACCACGCCCGCGTGATCCGGGCTCTCCCGAAGGTCTGCGAGCAGGTGCCTGGCTCCGTACTGGTCATTACTGAGCAGTTTGCCGATCACGTCTATGTCCGAGGTTTGCAACGGCTGGCGGCGGAGCTCGGAGTCCTGGAGCGGGTGAAGTTCGTCGGTGCCATTCCCTATGAAGACATGCCGCGGTGGCTGAATCTGGCGGACGCGGTCGTCATGGTGCCCAATTCTGACGGCATGCCGAACACGTTGATCGAGACGATGGCCTGCGGCGCCGTGCCGGTCCTCAACCGGCTCCCGCAGTATGCGGAAGTGATCCGCGATTGTGAAAACGGATGTTTCGTGGATGAGGACGAGGGCAGCCTGGCCGACGCCCTTGTCCGCGTGTTGTCGGACGCAGGTTTCAGGGCGAAGGTCTCAACGAGGAACCGCGCAACGGCGGTCGAGATCGCCGATCAAAACCGGGAAATGTCGAAAATGGAAGGGTTCTATGCGAACCTGGTCGCAGCGACCGGGTGA
- a CDS encoding glycosyltransferase codes for MKILVVQSCDETRFREAVQLAKSRWPSASIAGLVDEARAAEVKKWYDGESILEYRDRKGKKPVLTPETLARIRAERFDMCLLSFPDRFGVRFWTFRLLPVLAGIPRVVAINGQQAVSTYGLAVWSLITVLTCTLMRLTELRVPKPIRDRASIYMDYLMIGLLTILAVGAAGLRKAGLHPGLRRKHLGHQSLFIFVPLFGLGGAQKVLINFLRRLDHKKYRVQVCTLDTVFKFFEPEVRRLNVSFSYLPCVYGVPYWKIIWALTRRLHQESPDAVIGWLPWATVFASIAGSLAGVPRIVTSLHSGSPARRQTAPLPWQRPLDIAMGYLADIVLACSHACREDYIAWARIPPEKIVTVHNGVDETELHPPTPDVRKAIRSGLGIETKLVVGIIARLSPEKDHPTFFKALTLVRQAVPSVHALVIGDGNDREQLIADVERMGLADCVTFLGARTDVLDLLGALDVLVLTSQTEGMPLVLLEAQALLVPVVTTDAGGAREAVLDGITGYVVPCGDSTQLAARVIRLLKDEPLRRCFGEAGRKHVLTQFGIDRMVAAILQHCGMGSATEGMAGHERTASRLLDAHEPVRGLSGSVRCERNSQGVMRIILLQSCRFSHFLSAAQAVATRYPGAMLIGCVRDTDLLRARTTGLFTELLPLAMDGSVLVPPVGERQSVDLCVVPFESRLGVYHWTYRRMPMTFRVPLIASYNGRGRLRVWNRRTWMVNSLLICVGVRAVHRPALWAWLHLRRWLDVAGLFGLAVLANAIRGLTTLGLYPVRRAVAKRLPTGRQRVVLFIPSLGMGGAQRQLVTFLEYLDRSRWEPEVVMLNLPDKFFDSDVRGLGVPVTTLNSHYEFWMIGVTWRLMRYLYAKPCHVLHCWMHYAMMIGSIAGTLAGTPTVIGSVRSERPGRFPWWYPKWQRSIDMLTVPLQTTIIANSRRVREENRQWAFIPERKLRTIYNGVPIVQANPRDAAQQQRLRAELGLPAHAPLVGIVGRLCPEKDHGTFLRAAFRIAQIRPDARFLLVGDGEMRDELERSVERLGLSGHAMLLGKRTDVMGLIQLMDVLVMSSTTEGFPNVLLEAAVANTPVVTTAAGGAVEVVQDGQTGFIVPVGDAGAMATRVLELLREPALAKAIAEAALDRVRRCFSADRMASEIQTCYLESAQVHVKRLTDANRKRVCFISTHAYGFFRPSSGLPVGGAEIQICSLANELAQDRNLAVSVLTGDSGRAGKEQHGAITILLSKVFGKLQVLTDDPPEAASLQAGRKAAPDTVWGWFERGVKAWLDRLPAWMASGIRWIVRKSYICRELIVSVVGGPLRWLVHRQRELREFFEWVREIRSADADVYVMRCASPQVGYVQRACALLRRRFVYMVAHEDDVSGAYAEIHGIWGKRFEGGLRRADAIVCQHEDQLTLLRSRYGREGELIRSLCPIPVRCKGERQRRGILWMARMDEWKQPELFLELAGRMPEASFLMVGRPSDIDVAAMPRLQRRMNGLANLRWVKWMPFEDTVRLFEEAAIFVNTSRVEGFPNTFLQAAACGTPIVSWAVNPGRMLERFHMGYCADQDWDRFERFIRELWADEPLRTMMGENGRRYVQEQHNPAVIARQYVELFTSLGKDGLSAMQHVRLATRAE; via the coding sequence ATGAAAATTCTAGTTGTTCAAAGCTGCGACGAGACTCGATTTCGAGAGGCGGTCCAACTTGCCAAGTCTCGCTGGCCGTCGGCGTCCATCGCAGGGCTGGTGGACGAGGCGAGGGCCGCTGAGGTCAAGAAATGGTATGACGGAGAGTCAATCCTGGAGTACAGAGATCGTAAAGGGAAGAAGCCTGTTCTCACACCGGAGACCCTAGCGCGCATCCGCGCTGAGCGATTTGACATGTGTCTGCTGTCGTTCCCCGACCGTTTCGGGGTGCGGTTTTGGACCTTCCGCCTGTTGCCCGTGCTCGCCGGTATCCCTCGAGTTGTGGCGATCAATGGACAGCAGGCGGTCTCCACGTATGGACTAGCGGTGTGGTCTCTGATCACGGTGCTGACCTGCACACTGATGAGATTGACCGAACTGCGTGTGCCCAAGCCAATCCGGGATCGGGCTTCCATCTATATGGATTATCTGATGATCGGCTTGCTGACCATTCTGGCGGTCGGAGCAGCGGGGTTGCGGAAGGCAGGCCTGCATCCAGGACTTAGACGGAAGCACCTAGGGCATCAATCTCTCTTCATTTTTGTCCCTTTGTTCGGCCTGGGCGGCGCGCAAAAGGTGCTTATCAATTTCCTTCGCCGACTCGATCATAAGAAGTACCGCGTCCAGGTTTGCACCTTAGATACCGTTTTCAAGTTCTTCGAGCCAGAAGTTCGCCGACTGAATGTTTCATTCAGTTATCTGCCATGCGTTTATGGAGTTCCTTACTGGAAAATCATTTGGGCGCTCACGCGACGACTTCATCAGGAGTCGCCGGATGCCGTTATTGGCTGGCTGCCGTGGGCGACGGTGTTTGCCTCGATCGCTGGCTCACTGGCCGGCGTGCCAAGAATCGTGACGTCCTTGCACAGCGGAAGCCCGGCCAGACGTCAGACGGCGCCGTTGCCGTGGCAACGGCCGCTTGATATTGCCATGGGGTACTTGGCCGACATCGTGCTTGCTTGCTCTCATGCCTGCCGGGAGGATTACATCGCCTGGGCGCGCATCCCACCTGAGAAAATTGTCACCGTCCATAATGGTGTCGATGAGACCGAACTGCACCCGCCGACGCCAGACGTCCGCAAGGCCATTAGATCGGGCCTGGGAATCGAGACCAAACTCGTAGTGGGTATCATCGCGCGACTATCACCGGAGAAAGACCACCCGACGTTCTTCAAGGCGCTCACGCTTGTCCGGCAAGCTGTGCCGTCGGTCCATGCACTTGTAATCGGAGATGGGAACGACCGGGAGCAGCTGATCGCCGATGTGGAACGGATGGGTTTGGCGGATTGTGTGACCTTTCTAGGGGCTCGCACGGACGTGCTGGATTTGCTCGGTGCTCTTGATGTCCTTGTGCTCACGTCCCAGACAGAAGGGATGCCGCTGGTGCTGCTGGAAGCCCAAGCGCTCCTGGTCCCGGTCGTGACCACCGACGCCGGAGGCGCGCGGGAGGCGGTGCTCGACGGGATCACTGGCTATGTTGTGCCTTGCGGAGACAGCACACAGCTTGCCGCGCGCGTCATACGGCTTCTCAAGGACGAACCGCTTCGCCGGTGCTTCGGTGAGGCTGGACGCAAGCATGTCTTAACCCAGTTCGGAATCGATCGGATGGTCGCGGCCATTCTCCAGCATTGCGGGATGGGTTCGGCTACCGAGGGTATGGCCGGGCATGAACGCACTGCGTCTCGGCTATTGGACGCTCATGAACCGGTGCGGGGCCTATCCGGTTCAGTTCGTTGTGAGCGGAACAGCCAAGGAGTGATGCGGATCATCCTGCTGCAGTCCTGCAGGTTCTCTCATTTCTTGTCCGCCGCGCAGGCGGTCGCGACGCGCTATCCTGGAGCCATGCTGATAGGCTGTGTCCGCGATACAGATCTGCTGCGTGCGCGTACCACAGGGCTGTTCACCGAGCTCCTACCTTTGGCTATGGACGGTTCGGTTCTGGTACCACCGGTTGGAGAGAGACAATCTGTTGATCTTTGTGTGGTGCCGTTCGAGAGTCGTCTGGGTGTCTATCATTGGACCTACCGCCGAATGCCGATGACCTTCCGGGTTCCACTCATCGCGTCTTACAACGGCCGTGGACGACTCCGCGTATGGAATCGAAGGACCTGGATGGTGAACAGCCTTCTGATTTGTGTGGGAGTTCGGGCGGTTCACCGGCCTGCGTTGTGGGCCTGGTTGCATCTGCGGCGTTGGCTCGATGTGGCCGGGTTGTTTGGCTTGGCCGTGCTCGCGAACGCGATTCGAGGCCTGACGACGCTCGGGTTGTATCCAGTACGCCGCGCAGTGGCCAAACGGTTGCCGACAGGACGGCAACGGGTGGTTCTATTCATTCCAAGCCTCGGCATGGGCGGCGCTCAACGACAACTCGTGACGTTCCTCGAATACCTCGACCGTTCCCGATGGGAACCGGAGGTCGTCATGCTCAATCTGCCTGACAAATTTTTTGATTCTGACGTCCGAGGCTTGGGTGTGCCGGTCACCACTCTTAATTCGCATTACGAGTTCTGGATGATAGGGGTGACCTGGCGGCTCATGCGCTATCTCTATGCCAAGCCGTGCCACGTTCTCCACTGTTGGATGCACTATGCGATGATGATCGGCTCTATCGCCGGGACTCTGGCAGGCACTCCGACGGTCATCGGTTCCGTGCGAAGTGAGCGTCCAGGCCGGTTTCCTTGGTGGTATCCGAAGTGGCAGCGGAGCATCGATATGCTCACCGTTCCGTTGCAGACGACCATTATCGCGAACTCGCGCAGGGTTCGCGAGGAGAACCGGCAGTGGGCCTTCATTCCGGAACGGAAGCTGCGCACGATCTATAACGGCGTTCCGATCGTACAGGCGAATCCACGCGATGCTGCGCAGCAGCAACGACTCAGAGCCGAACTGGGTCTGCCGGCGCATGCGCCGCTTGTGGGTATCGTCGGTCGACTCTGTCCGGAGAAGGATCACGGGACTTTTCTTCGAGCGGCCTTTCGGATTGCGCAGATCCGGCCGGATGCGCGCTTTCTCCTTGTAGGAGACGGTGAGATGCGAGACGAACTCGAGCGAAGCGTTGAACGGCTGGGACTTTCCGGGCATGCAATGTTGCTAGGCAAGCGAACGGATGTGATGGGCCTGATCCAGCTTATGGATGTTCTGGTGATGTCGTCGACGACCGAGGGATTCCCCAACGTTTTGCTTGAAGCGGCTGTGGCCAATACCCCCGTTGTGACCACTGCGGCTGGAGGAGCGGTCGAGGTAGTGCAGGATGGTCAGACAGGGTTCATTGTGCCGGTCGGCGATGCGGGGGCCATGGCGACGCGTGTGTTGGAGCTCCTCAGAGAGCCGGCGTTGGCGAAAGCGATCGCGGAGGCCGCGCTGGATCGTGTCCGGCGGTGCTTTTCAGCAGACCGTATGGCGTCAGAGATTCAGACCTGTTACCTGGAAAGCGCTCAGGTCCATGTAAAGCGGCTTACGGATGCTAACCGGAAGCGTGTCTGCTTCATTTCGACTCATGCATACGGCTTTTTCCGACCTTCCTCCGGCCTTCCCGTCGGCGGGGCAGAGATCCAGATCTGCAGTTTGGCTAATGAGTTGGCACAAGACAGGAATCTCGCGGTTTCCGTGCTGACAGGGGACAGCGGACGGGCAGGAAAAGAGCAGCATGGAGCCATCACCATTCTTCTGAGCAAGGTGTTCGGCAAGCTTCAGGTCCTGACCGATGACCCACCGGAGGCGGCGAGCTTGCAAGCCGGCAGGAAGGCGGCGCCGGACACGGTCTGGGGGTGGTTCGAGCGGGGAGTCAAAGCGTGGTTGGATCGACTCCCAGCTTGGATGGCTTCGGGAATTCGTTGGATTGTTCGCAAAAGCTATATATGCCGTGAGTTGATCGTCTCCGTAGTGGGAGGGCCGCTTCGCTGGCTGGTCCATCGCCAGCGCGAGCTGCGGGAGTTTTTCGAATGGGTCAGGGAGATCCGTTCGGCTGACGCGGATGTGTATGTTATGCGATGCGCCTCGCCCCAAGTGGGGTATGTACAGCGTGCGTGCGCTCTGTTGCGACGCCGTTTCGTTTACATGGTGGCCCACGAAGACGATGTGTCCGGAGCCTATGCCGAGATCCATGGAATCTGGGGCAAACGCTTTGAAGGGGGACTGCGTCGCGCGGATGCGATTGTCTGCCAACATGAAGATCAGCTGACTCTGCTTCGGTCGCGTTACGGTCGGGAAGGAGAATTGATCAGATCTTTATGCCCTATTCCGGTGCGATGCAAGGGCGAAAGGCAGCGGAGGGGAATTTTGTGGATGGCGCGGATGGACGAGTGGAAGCAACCTGAACTCTTTCTAGAGTTGGCCGGCCGCATGCCGGAGGCCTCTTTTCTTATGGTAGGTCGGCCAAGCGACATTGATGTGGCCGCGATGCCCCGGCTTCAGAGGCGGATGAACGGGCTCGCGAATCTCAGGTGGGTGAAATGGATGCCGTTTGAGGATACCGTTCGGCTGTTTGAAGAAGCTGCGATATTCGTCAACACGTCGCGTGTGGAGGGATTTCCCAACACCTTTCTTCAAGCTGCAGCCTGCGGGACGCCGATCGTGTCGTGGGCGGTTAACCCCGGCCGGATGCTGGAGCGTTTCCACATGGGGTATTGCGCGGATCAGGACTGGGATCGATTCGAACGCTTCATTCGTGAACTGTGGGCAGACGAGCCGCTGCGGACGATGATGGGGGAAAACGGTCGGCGGTACGTGCAGGAGCAGCACAACCCGGCTGTCATCGCCCGACAGTATGTAGAGCTCTTCACCAGCCTTGGGAAGGACGGTCTCTCCGCCATGCAACATGTGAGGCTGGCGACCCGAGCTGAATGA
- a CDS encoding methyltransferase domain-containing protein, with amino-acid sequence MNLTVDAWDGEEIERGNLLCTLCKKVFPILQGVPRFVESDAYAKSFSYQWNLHRKTQIDSLAGHDESLKAFALKTGFAESDMKGKLVLDVGCGAGRYMEIAADWGAEVIGVDLSYAVDAAYTNMGRRKGIHVVQADVINLPFRAATFDAIYSVGVLHHTANTRDAFLRLPPLLKPAGVIAVWVYSWAGEYSEFLDRLRCITIHLPKPLLYGLCWTCVPILHAMGRLPLLWRIARRIPTSDQGRGLRWDVLDTFDLYSPRFQWKHTGSEVRDWFQKANLDEVTELAFPVSMRGRRAAV; translated from the coding sequence TTGAATCTCACAGTCGACGCGTGGGACGGCGAGGAGATAGAGCGCGGCAACTTGCTCTGTACCCTTTGTAAGAAGGTTTTCCCGATCCTGCAGGGGGTTCCTCGGTTCGTGGAGTCCGATGCCTATGCGAAGAGTTTTTCATACCAGTGGAATCTGCATCGGAAGACCCAAATCGATTCTCTAGCGGGCCACGATGAGTCACTGAAGGCGTTTGCCCTAAAGACCGGTTTTGCCGAATCGGACATGAAGGGGAAGCTCGTGCTGGACGTGGGATGTGGGGCCGGGCGGTATATGGAGATTGCGGCGGATTGGGGAGCTGAGGTGATCGGCGTGGACTTATCGTACGCGGTCGATGCAGCCTACACGAACATGGGCCGTCGCAAAGGAATTCACGTCGTACAGGCCGACGTGATCAATCTGCCGTTTCGGGCCGCCACCTTCGATGCGATCTATAGCGTCGGCGTCCTCCATCACACCGCCAATACACGCGATGCGTTCTTGCGCCTGCCGCCGCTGCTCAAGCCAGCGGGGGTAATTGCCGTCTGGGTATATAGCTGGGCTGGTGAATACTCCGAGTTTCTGGATCGCTTGCGCTGTATCACGATCCACTTGCCGAAACCGCTCTTGTACGGGCTGTGTTGGACATGTGTGCCGATCCTGCACGCAATGGGGAGACTGCCTCTTCTGTGGCGGATCGCCCGGCGCATTCCGACAAGTGATCAAGGGCGAGGCCTTCGCTGGGATGTTTTGGACACTTTCGATCTGTATTCCCCCCGATTTCAGTGGAAGCATACGGGGTCGGAGGTGCGGGACTGGTTCCAGAAGGCGAACTTAGACGAGGTCACCGAATTGGCTTTCCCGGTATCAATGAGAGGACGGCGAGCAGCAGTCTAA
- a CDS encoding glycosyltransferase family 4 protein produces the protein MKTNRAIRVCFISPLGYGLYQPESNLAFGGAEVQFFLLSKALAEEPSFKVSVLTTVQTDSGTERHDRIALFRRHGKDRLVASFTALCRHPIRVVRGYWSAFSEMLRLFRKINADVYLHSGAGAEVGAYALICRLLRRRFVFVVSSIADVCRVYGRVEGALKWLYPLGVWLADEVVCRTRDQQEALRSRYHRTGALIRTGHPLRHDSTIEPAIVLWVGRIHPVKQPLMFLELAERLPAERCVMVGMRDRTHDELWRRVRERAARLPNVSWHEDVPLRDVDRHFAAAKLFVNTSEYEGFPNTFVQAAMHSVPILSWKVDPDRLLTEQRIGVCAAGCFESLLSSARALCADDDQRRELGRHAEAYAREHHDLMKSVSEFKLLLRRLVCPLAAEN, from the coding sequence GTGAAGACGAACCGAGCGATTCGGGTCTGTTTCATTTCGCCTCTGGGTTATGGTTTGTACCAACCGGAGAGCAATCTGGCCTTCGGCGGAGCGGAGGTGCAATTCTTCCTACTTTCCAAAGCATTGGCAGAAGAACCGAGCTTCAAGGTGTCGGTCTTGACGACCGTGCAAACAGACTCAGGGACCGAGCGACATGACCGGATTGCCCTCTTTCGCCGACACGGAAAGGATCGGCTGGTTGCCAGCTTTACTGCCCTTTGCCGTCATCCGATACGCGTGGTGCGAGGCTACTGGTCGGCCTTTTCGGAGATGCTGCGTCTTTTTCGGAAGATCAATGCCGATGTCTATCTGCACTCAGGTGCCGGAGCGGAAGTTGGAGCCTACGCATTAATCTGCCGACTGTTGCGCCGTCGGTTTGTCTTCGTCGTTTCATCAATAGCCGATGTGTGCCGGGTTTACGGTAGGGTCGAAGGGGCGTTGAAGTGGCTCTATCCTCTAGGGGTTTGGTTGGCCGATGAAGTGGTCTGCCGGACGCGAGACCAGCAGGAAGCGCTCAGGAGTCGGTATCACCGGACGGGGGCATTGATCCGCACAGGACACCCTCTCCGACACGACTCCACGATCGAGCCTGCCATTGTCTTATGGGTCGGGCGCATCCATCCAGTCAAGCAGCCGTTGATGTTTTTAGAACTGGCGGAGCGGCTTCCGGCGGAGCGCTGTGTGATGGTCGGCATGCGGGATCGGACGCATGACGAGTTATGGCGGCGCGTCCGCGAGCGCGCGGCTCGGCTGCCCAATGTGTCGTGGCATGAGGATGTGCCGCTCCGCGATGTGGACCGCCACTTTGCCGCAGCCAAGTTGTTCGTCAACACGTCAGAGTACGAAGGCTTCCCCAATACCTTCGTTCAAGCGGCGATGCACAGCGTTCCGATTCTGTCTTGGAAAGTCGATCCCGACCGCTTGTTGACCGAACAGCGGATCGGCGTCTGCGCCGCCGGCTGCTTCGAGAGCCTGCTGTCTTCAGCCCGTGCGCTCTGCGCGGACGACGATCAGCGGCGAGAGTTAGGACGGCATGCTGAGGCCTATGCACGGGAACATCACGATCTCATGAAGTCAGTATCGGAATTCAAGCTGTTGTTGAGACGGCTGGTCTGCCCGCTGGCGGCTGAGAACTGA
- the asnB gene encoding asparagine synthase (glutamine-hydrolyzing), whose translation MCGIAGQVTADRRPVAKHVIEAMGERLRHRGPDDHGIYVRGHVGLAHRRLSILDLSPAGHQPMTNEDGSVWLVFNGEIYNFEELRRLLEDRHTFRSRTDTEVIIHLYEQHGVQCLSMLRGMFAFAIWDERTQRLVLARDRLGKKPLFYSVLQGGLMFASELKALLAGGIPRDIDPVAIHYYLTYQYIPAPRTIFRNVRKLLPGHVLVYEDGKASESSYWSLRYDDKLTGRTDREYVEEFRSLLQESVRLRLASDVPLGAFLSGGVDSSSIVAEMSRLMTQPVKTFSIGFKEAAYNELPYARDVAKRFGTNHHEFIVESSAVDILPTLVRVYDEPYADSSAIPTFYVSQLCRQFVTVVLNGDGGDELFGGYPRYRFRPIDHLASRLIGNSTNVAIAAAELRKLIARLPGDVPEIRGIQCRLDRLFMPIDQRYLERICYFTPAEAEALYTSGFGQTVRGYRAGELMSQWFDEAQASTFLDKLLSVDTRSYLPDDLLVKVDRATMAHGLEARSPLLDHRLVEFAASLPVHMKIRNGETKYLLKEAMRDVLPDSILNRDKKGFGVPIDRWFRIDCHELVRETLLSDRCTSRGYFKSNRVRQIIETHQQTDDNYGSRLYALLMLELWHREYMDGSTS comes from the coding sequence ATGTGCGGCATTGCAGGACAAGTGACGGCGGATCGGAGACCCGTGGCGAAACACGTGATCGAGGCCATGGGAGAACGACTGCGGCATCGAGGACCGGACGATCATGGGATCTATGTGCGCGGGCACGTCGGCTTAGCCCACCGACGGCTCAGCATTCTGGATCTTAGCCCAGCCGGGCATCAACCAATGACGAACGAAGACGGCTCGGTCTGGCTCGTCTTTAACGGAGAAATCTATAACTTCGAGGAACTGCGTCGACTTTTGGAGGATAGGCACACGTTCAGATCACGCACTGACACGGAGGTGATCATCCATCTCTATGAGCAGCATGGGGTGCAATGCCTGTCTATGCTCAGAGGCATGTTCGCCTTTGCGATCTGGGACGAACGGACGCAGAGACTTGTGCTTGCCAGGGACCGCCTCGGAAAGAAGCCGCTCTTTTACTCAGTTCTGCAGGGAGGCTTGATGTTTGCCTCGGAGTTGAAAGCCTTGCTGGCGGGTGGAATTCCTCGGGACATCGATCCTGTCGCGATTCACTATTATCTGACCTATCAATACATTCCGGCTCCCAGAACGATTTTCCGGAACGTGAGAAAACTGCTTCCCGGGCACGTGTTGGTTTACGAAGACGGGAAGGCATCCGAAAGCTCATACTGGTCGCTGCGCTACGACGACAAGCTGACAGGTCGAACCGATCGGGAGTATGTCGAAGAGTTCCGTTCACTGTTGCAGGAATCGGTCAGGTTACGCCTGGCCAGCGACGTGCCGCTGGGAGCCTTCTTGAGCGGAGGAGTAGACTCCAGCAGCATCGTCGCCGAAATGAGTCGGCTGATGACTCAGCCGGTCAAAACCTTCTCCATCGGCTTCAAGGAAGCGGCCTACAACGAACTCCCCTACGCGCGCGATGTGGCCAAACGGTTTGGGACCAATCATCATGAGTTTATTGTGGAGTCTTCCGCCGTCGACATTCTGCCTACACTGGTGCGTGTCTATGACGAGCCTTACGCCGATTCCTCGGCGATCCCGACTTTTTACGTATCCCAGTTGTGTCGGCAGTTCGTGACCGTTGTCTTGAACGGAGATGGTGGAGACGAACTGTTCGGTGGGTATCCTCGCTATCGATTTCGGCCGATCGATCATCTGGCATCCAGGTTAATTGGAAACTCCACGAACGTCGCGATTGCTGCAGCCGAGCTGCGGAAGCTGATTGCCCGGCTACCGGGCGATGTGCCCGAGATTCGGGGCATACAATGTCGACTCGATCGCCTGTTCATGCCGATTGACCAACGCTACCTCGAACGCATCTGTTATTTCACGCCGGCCGAGGCCGAAGCGCTGTATACGTCCGGCTTCGGCCAGACGGTGCGCGGCTATAGGGCAGGAGAATTGATGAGCCAGTGGTTCGACGAGGCTCAGGCCTCTACGTTCCTGGACAAACTGTTGAGCGTGGATACCAGGAGTTATCTGCCGGATGATCTATTGGTGAAAGTAGATCGGGCAACGATGGCCCATGGACTTGAGGCCAGGTCACCGCTGTTGGATCACCGGTTGGTAGAGTTCGCCGCATCGCTGCCAGTTCATATGAAAATACGCAATGGAGAAACCAAGTACTTGCTGAAGGAGGCCATGCGAGATGTGCTTCCTGACAGCATCCTCAACCGAGACAAGAAGGGGTTCGGCGTTCCGATTGATCGCTGGTTCCGCATCGATTGCCATGAGCTTGTTCGCGAGACCCTGCTGTCCGACCGTTGTACCAGCCGGGGGTATTTCAAATCGAACCGGGTCCGCCAGATCATTGAGACACATCAGCAGACCGATGACAATTACGGGTCCCGACTGTACGCTTTGCTGATGCTGGAGCTGTGGCACCGAGAATACATGGATGGATCGACGAGCTGA